One Candidatus Methylomirabilis tolerans genomic window, GCAAACTTCTGTGATGCAACAAAGGAGAAACTCCGACCCCCTCGGAATAATTCCCACCCTACTGAAGAGTTCCCTTAACCAGAGAATCCTGCCTTCATTCACACCATTCCCGTAGTTATACATAGTTAGAAAGACGTTCTTCCTCATTCGGCTGGCCCATTTCGCTGGTACGGTCTTTGCTTAATTAATAAGGTGTTAGCAGGCCAGACGAGGGATCGATAAACATGCATGTCATGCTGTGTTCTAATAATGTGGAGCTGGTGGGCGCGGCGTCCAGAGCGTTCAGCGAGGACGGGTATCGTCTGACGGTCTGTGAATGCGGGCTGGAGGCTCTGGGGATCGTTGAGGTCATGGATGCCGATCTCCTGATCCTGGATCTGGACACGCCAGGGCTTGACGGCCTTCTGATCGTCGCAGCCGTCAAGGAGCTGGCCCCGACGCTTCCGATTGTGGCGGTTTCGACGAAGCCTCAGGTGGATGCGCGGGCCGTTTCCCACAAAGGAGTCTCATATGCGACGCTACCGTCAGGATCTGCCGGGACGATGCAGCTTCTCTTAACCGGGTTAGTACAGACCGAAAGGACCAGGTTTCCATCCAACGCGGGATCAGTGGATAGATCATGATGAGAATGAATCGATGGGATCTCTCTTCCAGAGGGGTCTCGCAAAGTCGGAGTGGTAAAATGAACAAGTTGAACCATCATTCCCATGCATTTCGTCACTGCGGGCGAGGCAAAGCCGTTTCTGATCCACGAGATAGGATAGAGGACCAACCAGCCCAGGGGGATCAGATAGTCAGCATTATCGAATACTCTACGGAGAAGAAGGCGAGGAGCAGCTATCCTTTTAAGATCGTCTCTCCCCCTATCCCGAGCCAGTGTTGCGCAACACGTATGAACCGGATCGGGCAGGCGCAGGTGGATGGCGACAGAACGTTCTACTACAAGCGGTGT contains:
- a CDS encoding response regulator gives rise to the protein MHVMLCSNNVELVGAASRAFSEDGYRLTVCECGLEALGIVEVMDADLLILDLDTPGLDGLLIVAAVKELAPTLPIVAVSTKPQVDARAVSHKGVSYATLPSGSAGTMQLLLTGLVQTERTRFPSNAGSVDRS